The genomic segment AGCAAGTAAAGTTTTCATCGTGACATCTAGCCCGACAAGTCGAATCGAGGCACCAGAAGAAAAGACGACATTTGCCGCTTTCGGGTCCGCATGAATATTGGCCTCAGCCAGAGGCGTAATATTTCCCGGATGGCGAACGGCACCACCCATCATGACAATTTCACGAATGTTAGTTACGAACGAAGGATCGGCTTCAATTGCGCGAGCAACATTTGTCATCGTACCGACCGCGACGAGCGTGATTTCCTTAGGGTGTTCAGCTGCCATCCGTATAAGGTAATCCACCGCCTCATCTTTTTGTACTTTTTGCGTGGAGGACGGAAGTGCGACGTCGCCAACCCCGTTTTCACCGTGAATTGCTGGTGCTCCATCTCGTGGATGACTGCCGTCGAAAGCTTTGTTTGTTCCGGCGTATACAGGAACATTGCGTGCCTCAAACAGTTCAAGTAAGTCGAGGGCGTTTTTCGTCGTCACGTCGACGTGGGCATTTCCAAAGCACGTCGTAAGCGCCAGTAGGTCAAGCTCTGGGTGATTTAAAGCGTAGGCGATCGCCATTGCATCATCAATACCAGGGTCACAATCTAAAATAATTTTTTTCATGATTTCATCTCGCTTTCTTTTCGTAAAAAAACGGTTAGTAGCTTAAGAACAATCCGATGACAGTAGCTGAAAGGAATGAGGCAAGCACGGAGCCGTATAACAGTTTAAGGCCGAATCCAGCAACGATGTCGCCTTTTTCACCATTCATGGCTTTGACAGCACCGGTGACGATCCCAATGGAGCCGAAGTTGGCGAAGCTGACAAGATACACCGTTAAGATGCCAATGGTACGCTCAGTAATGGCACCAGCTTCTTGCAAGCTAGACAATGCGCCTTGCGCAACGAATTCATTGGAGATGATTTTAGTCGCCATGACAT from the Litoribacterium kuwaitense genome contains:
- a CDS encoding nucleoside hydrolase gives rise to the protein MKKIILDCDPGIDDAMAIAYALNHPELDLLALTTCFGNAHVDVTTKNALDLLELFEARNVPVYAGTNKAFDGSHPRDGAPAIHGENGVGDVALPSSTQKVQKDEAVDYLIRMAAEHPKEITLVAVGTMTNVARAIEADPSFVTNIREIVMMGGAVRHPGNITPLAEANIHADPKAANVVFSSGASIRLVGLDVTMKTLLAKTQYEDWRTASEIGQTLANIVDFYVTAYERNNPGIGGCSLHDPLAIGVVIDPSFVKTVPMDVTVGESGEAYGQTFGEENAESSVHVCLEVDADRFVDHFLRHVLA